The following coding sequences lie in one Arachis hypogaea cultivar Tifrunner chromosome 4, arahy.Tifrunner.gnm2.J5K5, whole genome shotgun sequence genomic window:
- the LOC112796874 gene encoding serine/threonine-protein phosphatase 7 long form homolog isoform X1, with amino-acid sequence MQLHSTRHKGNILTTVILLIKRFYWYMARHPIIIGQYSWRSACLAHLYRALCRAFRFDCKEINGPLTLLFVWVWICLPYLAPVSRKSRSFSFVNRWRNWERGDRRFRYLMLAHFRKGLDYLQEDHFVWVAYAVDRVDPDIIAADIYMHSVVWSATVPLVFFECIE; translated from the exons ATGCAGCTTCATTCTACTCGTCATAAAG GGAATATTCTTACGACTGTGATTCTATTGATTAAGCGATTTTATTGGTATATGGCTAGACATCCG ATAATTATCGGACAATACAGTTGGAGATCGGCATGCCTCGCACATCTGTATAGGGCGTTATGCAGGGCATTTCGTTTTGACTGTAAAGAGATTAATGGTCCGCTAACACTGTTGTTCGTTTGGGTTTGGATTTGCCTGCCATATCTAGCACCGGTTTCTAGGAAATCCCGTAGTTTTTCGTTTGTAAATAG gtggcgtaactgggagcgTGGAGACCGACGCTTTAGGTATCTTATGCTTGCTCACTTTAGAAAGGGTTTGGATTATCTTCAGGAAGACCAT TTTGTGTGGGTTGCTTATGCTGTGGATCGTGTGGATCCAGATATAATTGCTGCAGACATCTACATGCACTC
- the LOC112796874 gene encoding serine/threonine-protein phosphatase 7 long form homolog isoform X2 — protein sequence MQLHSTRHKGNILTTVILLIKRFYWYMARHPIIIGQYSWRSACLAHLYRALCRAFRFDCKEINGPLTLLFVWVWICLPYLAPVSRKSRSFSFVNRWRNWERGDRRFSLCGLLMLWIVWIQI from the exons ATGCAGCTTCATTCTACTCGTCATAAAG GGAATATTCTTACGACTGTGATTCTATTGATTAAGCGATTTTATTGGTATATGGCTAGACATCCG ATAATTATCGGACAATACAGTTGGAGATCGGCATGCCTCGCACATCTGTATAGGGCGTTATGCAGGGCATTTCGTTTTGACTGTAAAGAGATTAATGGTCCGCTAACACTGTTGTTCGTTTGGGTTTGGATTTGCCTGCCATATCTAGCACCGGTTTCTAGGAAATCCCGTAGTTTTTCGTTTGTAAATAG gtggcgtaactgggagcgTGGAGACCGACGCTTTAG TTTGTGTGGGTTGCTTATGCTGTGGATCGTGTGGATCCAGATATAA